From the Centropristis striata isolate RG_2023a ecotype Rhode Island chromosome 5, C.striata_1.0, whole genome shotgun sequence genome, the window ggctgtactgccctacaaagtctaactgcagtaactacattttcgGTCAAAATCGAGTTATAACTataaattaactccttgatgtctgttttatcttgtgacaaagttttagatttcaattttgctttatttcagagaaataatgatataaaaattgcagtaactacggTTTGCTTTGACTGAgacattgttgtcttttatttcttcattgtgttgaatagtgaagacaagaataatagaaattataagtttatttgataaggacattattatctagatagtgattaagaaaaaagtgagataaaatgatgttAAGACTaacatataacatttctttataatattaagtctaaaataaacacatctttgaatagagttgttaaacacttttaaatacatttaaaacaaaatcaatttgatttattcactgaaaacaaaatataaaagctgaaagaagacaacaacattgtagttactgcatcactattagaaccttttacagcaaaaccagagtgcagtaactacatttttggggtcaaaggtcaaataaattgtcatgattttttagcataaaaatgacatcatcgatacatgtagaaataagtgtcatatcacttacctacatataacccatttgggtggtcagttaaaaaatgttaaaaaaactttaaagcagtttttctcagtttaaccctttgcgtatttactgcagttagactttttagggcagtatagtactctggttttgagataaaaaattTTGAAGTCTTGCACTGTGAAGACGTGCACTTGTCTTGGTCTCAGGCTGAGCTATTAAGAAGAATTCAAGTTGTTCCTGGCTGCTGATTCAGGATCAGTTGTACAGAACATCGACTGACTGGCTGATTCAACACGATGCATTCGATTAGTTTTATGTTGGAAGAGAGATCAATATTGTTTATAGGCCGATTACTTTAATCCTTTATCGCTGTATCAGCATTGAAGAGCAGAGGTGGAATgtagtgcatttactcaagaaagacagaaattatatatatatatacacatatatatgtacacacacatatatatatatatatatatgtgtgtgtatatatatatatacacatatatatacacacatatatatatatatatacacacacacacacacacacatatatatacatatacacacacatatatatacatatatatacacatatgtacatatatatatatatatatacatgtacacacacacatatatatatatacatatacacacacacatatatatacatatatacatatatacacacacacacatatatatatacattaatacaTACTGTGTATGATATATGTGTtaacaaatatacaaaaaatataaacaaaaacaaatatatatatgtatatatgtgtgtgacattcatgttaataaatgtattttacataCATATTTGTATGGGCTAGATGCATATGTCAAAAtttgaaattattcaaattttttatggtttttatgtatttcgtacataaacagtcatggaaaaaattattagaccacccttgttttcttcaatttgcctagtacaactaaaatacatttgtttggacaaatataatgataacaacaaaatagctgataagagtttaatttaagagccgatatctagacatttaacatggttttattgataataactaaaatcattatcaagaaaaccatgttaaatgtctagatatcagctcttaaattaaactcttatgaactatttctGTAATcgtaatatttgtccaaacaaatgaacctttagttgtaccaggcattaaaataaacaagaaattgaagaaaacaagggtggtaataattttttagatagaaaatataaaatgtggaATAATTGGAGTAAAATAAAAGGGAgatacagtgaagacagtgtaagaaattgaaatatttcacatgATTTAAATAGAAATTCCTGATTTGCTCTTGACTCTTGAATTTGGTCTGAGTTGCCTTTGGACTTGGTCTTGACTGAGACTGGACTGGACCAGGTTTTAGACTTGACTTGGACTCAATGAAGTTGGTCCTAACTACAGCCATGATCATAACATTGAGACACAACAAGGTTTCAtgtgcactgtaaaactttttactgtaaaattacagtaaattactggcagcagtttcgccagtaagttactgtaaaatgtacagtacctctactgttTTATAGCAATACAGGtctgtttactgacaaactgtctcgtaacGCAGAGAAAAAATAGCATGACAtgtaaatgtttaactctaaatgatGTTACAAgtaatccatttaaactctatattaggattgctggaaaaacaacactgtgattatttcagcccagacaaaaaataaattaaataaaacttgtcttcttttcaaaaataatgactatactgtacaatcataatacagcaagttactgttagaatttgactgttAGAAgtcttacagtgtgtgtgtgatgagtgtTGACGGCCATTGCAGTTGAAGAAGAATGACAGAAAAGTTGGAATATCATGAACAGTCAGATGattttatttgcattaatgGTGGAGCAGTTGATAATGTTTTCTCCAAACCGTTTGATGCATGAGGCAATTATGAGTCACCAGCTCAGAATCAgaatgacagtgtgtgtgtgtgttcttgtccttcctacatagtgaggaccagaacacgtttttaaccaacagagtgaggacatttttgcaaagtgaggacatttcggctggtcctcacttctttaaaggcttttttgagatttcagactttgttttaagggttaaatgttacatgataatgataattaactgaaactgtattgtgtggttacaaaactaactaaaattatagtgaaaatgtccttcattttcgtctttgtcaacttttttcatacataatgacgatggatcagacaaaggaaataaaggcaaaatttacggtgacctcttttaatctcccacccaacaaataccccattacaaaaaactacaactaacactaaaactaataaatattaaatgaaaactagcaaactcactctaaaaactaatttaaactaactgaattttaaaacaaaaattcacaacaaaattaaaactaaaactgaagaaaaatccaaaactgttataaccttgcaaggaattcactattacaatgagggtcctcacaaagatagaagtacaagaatgtgtgtgtgtgtgtgtgtgtgtgtgtgtgtttagcattACGTGTGTGACTGAAGGATTGTGTTGAACATAACTGATGGCCAAACTGTATCTGAGTGTGTGCTGGGGAGGATGTGCTCATGATGCAGGTTTGTTTCAAAACCGTTTCCTGTTCCTGTCCGTTAATGCGAGGGCCGCCTGCAGGTCCtctgcggtgtgtgtgtgtatcttcaAAGAGTGTGTGAGGGCTTTGTGCAACTCCTCAGGGGCGACCAGGTGGAGACGCAGCAGAGCATCGACCAGCTGGGAGCGAGCGTTGCCGATAAACGAGTGCGACAGGAAAGAAGCGAGGCCTCCCCCGCCTTTCATGGTGTAAAGAGGGACTCTGACCATTCCTAGgacctggagagagagagagagagagagagagagagagagagagagagagagagagaacaggtgATGAGGAACAGAGCATGAGAATGGGTAAATGGCTGCAATCAGTCAGTCTTGAAagaaaaggacacacacacacacacacacacactcttgtacttctatctttgtgaggaccctcattggaacagtgaattccttatcaaggttctaatagttttggatttttcattagttttagttttaatttcgttgtgaatttttgttttcaaattcagttagttttaattattttttagagtgagtttgccagttttagtttagtttttttttttttttttaatgatttagttttagtttagtttttattagttgtagttttttgtaatggggtatttgtcgagtgggagattaaaagaggtcacagtaaatttgcCTTTaattcctttgtcttatccatcttcattatgtatgaaaaacgacgaaagacgaaaacgaaggacattttcactataattttagttagttttgcaaccacacaatacagtttcagttaattatcattatcatgtaacctttaacccttaaaacaaagtctgaaatctctaaaaaacctttaaagaagtgaggaccggccgaaatgtcctcactttgcaaaaatgtcctcactctgttggttaaaaacgtgttctggtcctcactatgtaggaagtacaggaacacacacacacacacacacacacacacacacaagttacCTCCTGTCCATGATCTGTTGCAGTGCATGCAGCCGCTCTCTCCACCTCCCTaatctgctcctcctccatcttTTTCACATAGAAGTGAGTGATGAGACTGGAGGAAGCAGGGGCATGGCAGGAGTCCACATGATCTTCTACCACTACAGGAAGAGCCACGCCCAGCTCCTCCAACAATTCCCTGCTAAGGCCCGCCTCCAGGGTCTCCTTTGACGGGTTAACGAACCTGAAGTGTGGGaggtggggtcaaaggtcaggatcAGATATGAAAGTAGATAAACAATGTCAGCTTGCATTGCTCTCCAGAGACTTCCAGAGCAGAAGTAGATAAGTCAAGCTGATTGGAAAAGCTCATTCGAGTTTaagactcaaaaacaagtttgctGAGACGCTCCTGCCTCAAGTCATGAGAAATTCACTAGTCAGTtaaattctttttaaatgtaaccATTAAGACAACATAAAAAAGAATCATAAGCAATACCAAGAATCCTGTCCATAAATGTCATATATGGTTGACAACACATTAATTTCTGGGCGTTTACGAGCTCTGTTGGAGTTGGATGCAGCTTTTCATCTCTGAAAACCATTTATCATGTggtatcaattttttttcttcaaacttctctttattgggtttttttctttcgttcacatacaagaataaagaatgtacatgttcatttatgcttaaAATCTACACGAAAGAGCAGAATGAtcgtagaaaaataaaagcaataaaaaaaaaccccacaaaaacaaaaacagaacaaaaaaaacaaaaacaaaaaaaacctaggtggagtcaaatcaaatatcaaaacaaaaataaggtttacaaataaaatagatttaaatattaataatacaactcGGAGGATGTATGTGGTATCAATTTTAAGggtgaaaaagacaaaaaatgcaaaaaaaacaaccacaatgaaattgaaaaactacatcataatgcataaaaatatcaaaaatgaaataagatAACAGgatgtttgctttttatttttcaggtaAACACTTTTCAGTGCCAAAATTTGTTGTTTCAATGCAAATTCTTATTTTCAATACCACGGTTAACTGGCACTGTTCtagccaggcggcaacctccgggtctgagcagggaggcaaaccaggaagtgccttaagctgcattctactgaaaattccagcagggggtgctggcAGCGGCTGCAGAAGCTTTTccgtccattcatttcaattcaaaatgagaaaacttctcacttgatttattacctcagaaatttttcaggacaacactatggtctcaatcactagtaaaaaatcttcttcaagacaatctgatgttaatagtgtaaataatggccccatttagaagaaaatagaagataaagaatcgtatgatttggggcggggcttcctttgattgacaggtcaatgctccagttaatgctaacatgaattagcagcagcttctctcagtcaggttaaggtgtagagaggctgtagtcagtgatcagatccctctcctcctccacagtccagatatggtctgctccccgtatcggaaacaagatggcgaagcaagatggcgacgagtgtaacgctgaacttgatgcctcaaacgggccacaaaccaatgggtgacgtcatggtgactacttccattatttatacagtctagtTCCATAGCTATAAGGTTAACTATACATAAAGTTGCATTGGACTGAGAGTCCCTCATTTCTCCTCAGCTCCTCCCTTTTATATGGTCACTACTGactccaaaaaaaacacaagatggtGACTGCCAAAAGACCAAACTTGAGGCACCAAAACCAAAGACTGCATAATAATCAGCGTAGTTACTGTGATGTCaaccactggtttgtggactccgGTTCTAAAGCCTCAGGTTCACCATTCTGGCCTTTCCCATATTGGTAAAAGGCCATTTTGGTTTATGCCACTATGTATAAGCTAacgctagtgctagctagctagctttgtTACCAAGGAGTAATCGTTAttcaaaatttaatttaattgtatttatttacaaatcattttaaaatccaaATGAAAATTTCAAATCATAATATATAGCAAAACATGATCTTGTAAAAAGGGTAACCTCAAAAGATATCAGTAGCTTATAAAAGGGGGCCCAGAACatcaaaataacaatacaatatattatgaaaaaaaattaaaataataattcctaTCTCTACCTGATTCCTATACCTAACCCCAAAAGTTATCACATAAGTACAAAGAGTATAACGTTTAAAGTCAATGAGacactgcaaaacaaaacacaaaatgaacagctgactccttagagtgtctttaaGTCCAACTAAACACTGaccaagacatttttgagttctttttacagccagtggagtcgccccctgctggccattagatgCACATTATATAGCCTATAATCTACACTTGCATTTATGATAGTTTGACACAATGGTGCTTTGAACTTAATGCCTACATTCTGACAATCATTCActttgctaacaggctaatgtTTAGCAGGTATCATGTGTACTACTTCAgttcaccatcttagtttagcatgttagcatacaACTATTTGCCCTCATTAGTGCTGGACTGGTAGAAATGTTAtaatttttgtgggtttttgtttggaaacaaaaatctgaaactggGCAAATTAAAAtttcacatttctttataatcCATTCCATTAGCAGGATAAAAAGTACTTTGATCTGCTGATGGTACTACAccccaaatacaaaaaaaacagaatgcatcaatttCAGAATTCAGTCTATATttgcaaaaaagcaaaagatcacattctgttttatttgcattttagagAACtccccaacttttttggaatcggggttggaaatgaaaatgaatcacCAAAACATTAGCACTTGTACTTTGGGAACCATCTGCACAGCTGGACAAATAAATGAACACATTTAGAATGGAGGTGAACAGCCTAATAAGCAccctagaaaaaaaaagtcataataattcCTAACCTGTTTGTATTTACCATTAAATACAAAAGTGTTTATTATTTGTATGTAGTTAAGTTTAATTGCATTTGAAATTCCAAagtgacacatttatattttatcatatcTTTTTACTACAGTTAGGAATGTAGatatttttgtatataattAGCAAACACAGTATACTCATAAAATGATATATCATAGTATAcagcagccattctcaaccttggggtcccgaccccaattaggGTCGCCAGATGATTTCTgtgggtcaccaaatcattttggtagtcagctctgtctccactgtgttaaagtgttcatgtgtctttttttggtcatgttgtgtcttttttggtcattttgtgtcttattttggtcattttgtgtcttttttggtcattttgtgtcttttttggtcatattgtgtcttattttggtcattttgtgtcttttttggtaatttcatgtcttttttggtcattttgtgtctttttttggtcattttgtttcttttttgggtcattttgtgcttcattatttgtccaaaatttgttgtctgttcagtgagcgggggtcgcggacaacatgcatgttaaattgggggtcccgactcaaaaaggttgagaactactggtataCAGTATTTACTGTATGCAAACTGGGACACTGCTGCTTCTGACCATTGCTTCCATTTCCTaaaacagttttctttttcaaaagttATGATTCTTCagacttttcttctttcttcttcgcATTACATAATTTCACTGTGTTGGCCAAAAAATTCTGGCAATGACTACTGTAAATCTCAGACACAAAGGAACAAGTGATTCATATTAAGCTGAATACTAATTGAACAGTATGTGTCTGGTAGTTACAGTTTTAATGAAATAGTTTCTTACAGCAAGATAAGGTGGTTTACAGAAGAACctgttgtgtattttcttgtttcacTCTTCATCCTTTGAGTATTCCACTGACAATGTGTGAATGTTTGTTCTGTGCACAGGTTTATTTCTTTGAAAGGAAACCTACGCTAAGCGTACCTGTGCACATAAAAGGATCAAACAAAAGCAGCACCAGGAAAGACTCACCCGCCGGGGAAACCCAGCAGACCGTCAAAGCGCATCTGCATCTGTGGGACGTGACAGAGGATGTTACACTCTCACACAGAGATgctgagacacaaacagaagAGTGTTTTTATGCTAAAAGGCACTGAAAGCAAAGgtgcatagggctgggcgatatggaccaaaagtcacatatgatatatttaggctgaataccgatatatgatatatatcctgatatttttattgcaaagtgagagcaaatgttcagttaaagtcaaagccaaatatgacatgtcacaagtagttgaAACAGTCTatttaaggcagtagttctcaacctttttgagtcgcgacccccaatttaacatgcaagttgtccgcgacccccactcactgaacacaatctcacacgcacagttcagatcatacaaaaaagaaacaaaatgaccaaaaaaaaagacacaaaatgactaaaaaagacacaaaatgaccaaaaaaggcacaaaatgaccaaaaaaagacacaaattgaccataaaatgattaaaaaaagacaaaaaattacccaaaatgactaaaaaaagacacaaaatgacaaaaaaagacacaaaatgactaaagaaagacacaaaatgacaaaaaaagatacaaaaagacacaaaaagacacaaatgacacaaaatgaccaaaaaaagacacaaaatgacccaaaaaagacacaaaatgacaaaaaaaagacacaaatgacaaaaaagacacaaaatgaccaaaaaaaatacacaaaatgaccagaaaaagacacaaaatgaccaaaaaaaagcacaaattgaccaaaaaagacacaatatgactaaaaaagacacaaaatgacaaaaaaaagacacaaaatgacaaaaaaaaagacacaaaatgacccgaaaaagacacaaaatgaccaaataaaggcacaaattgaccacaaaatgataaaaaaaaatgacacaaaataacccaaaagactagcctggctaacaccagactattctcaaatgaggtctagtctggcaacgagcaatggatttctccgtagaggaggtgtggtttacgatcctccagagccgtttattggacacttagaatgtctatcaaaagcgtctgtaggtagctcttagccaatcagatcagttataccagatgacgtagtagcgctacagaaatggatgtttgttgtgtgtgtgtctgtgagagagtgttgctgctgctttgcttctccagttctcgctttctgcaagattatttattttcacgctttattccccctcatgtcattctgccacacacatccactgattttatgggcaataaacaagctgctgcgggtctctcggcggcaccgctgtcccccggctcggagcgagatcaccggcagTGACCAGCGGTCTCGCCGGTacggcgctaatcaccggcgctaccggtgatctcgttctgagccgggggacagcggtgccgccgagagacctttcaccattcaactttcactctaaactatttaaaacagtctacagctaaagagagtttcgcgtctgcagcagccatgttggatccggagaaactacaagcttccaagtgccgagtagtacgcgtcatcgtcttgccgtccctccccgctctgtgattggatccctaaaacagggctaagaaacggtcctggattccagaccctttcgcagttcgaaattaaattcgagcgcgcaaggcagtctgggtatacccaggctaccaaaagacacaaattgaccaaaaaagacacaaaatgaccaaaaataatacaaaaaaagacacaacaagacacaaagtgacaaaaaaaaatacaaaaaaagacacaaaaagacacaaaatgacccaaaaaagacacaaattgaccaaaaaaaaagacacaaaatgaccaaaaagggtaaaacacatgaacactttaacacagtggagacagagctgacttccaaaatgatctggcgacccccagaaatcatcacgcgaccccaactggggtcgggaccccaaggttgagaacagctgatttaagtgaacataaatactgtatacgGTACACGGCCCCCTTCTGGGTGAGCTATAAGAAAGAGAGCTTGCACAAACTCCAGGTTGCGTATAATGTCTCAGAATCCTGCTGAAGAAGCCCAGCAAGCTTTTTAGTGATTTAGGGATAAACACCTTCCAGACCACCCTGAGAACACTGATGTATAAGTTTATATGTAGACTGCAGGGCTCCCAGAATAATCTTATTATACAGTTAACCAATCCAAGGTTTAGTTCTGGGAGATACCAATCCTATATGTGGAAACACTGAtgcttgtgtcttttataggaaGTGTATTAGCACTGTTTTTTTATATGCCACTTTTTACAGCTAATTTACTGCTTATTAGATGCTTTTTTATCGAATTTGCAttagcacttttttttaaatattaggtGCTAGAACGCCTTTTacactgtatgtttgttttatgtactgtatgtgattgTATGTCTATTTGGACGTTGGAGTCTGCAATAaagttttgattgattgattgattgattgattgattgattgtataacaacaggagtatctttttaaaaaaatcaaagctccataaagtgcacatttaaataaaaaaaatatcttaaataaaaatagcctatgaaataaaataggccaatctttttctgaaataaatatattcatatgagaaaagaataacacacattaaaaaatacctaaatatgacaaaccctagtaagggcagcatttatatataaagaaagaattcaatatatgtgatatggtcacatatcacatttaaaaatatatcgatatatcgcccagccctaaggtGTACATCACGTGGGCATGCAAGGTCTCATGCATGtgcgtgcgcacacacacacacacacacggtctcacaggaatccgtgaaatagccacggattcgcttaactcaaaatccgtggaatagccacggaatcactcaaatttccgtgaaactgacacggatttcgctacaatgcaagttaatgacagtcatatcccgtggctattccaacatacaaagtgattatgtacattcactgagtgaatatttagaaaataaaacatatatttctcgctagaaatctgatcaaaatccatttttatgcagaaactaagtcaaaatattgattttttcactaaaaatgagagaactgtctgccatgttttttgttctgaccgccggtaccttgaaagtcacgtgacttggaacaaaccaataggaacaaatatccatggaatagccacgggatatgactgtcattaacttgcattgtagcgaaatccgtgtcagtttcacggaaattttagtgattcagtggctattccacggattttgaattaagcgaatccgtggctatttcacggattcctgtgagaccaggttccacacacacacacacacacacacgaacagtGCTCCTCCTCACCAGTATAATATGTCTAATGGGAAGTCTCCCAAACAGCTGAGTTTCCGTGTCACAGTAGAGCATCATGTGACACGCATGCCTGCAGCCGGAGTACGCCAACGCCTCCGCCCTGGACAGCTGTCCACTCGCCATCTACAAgagtacacacaaacacagtgcaaGATCACACAGTCACAGTTCAGTGCTCACTGATCACTCTGCATGGCTGCCCTCCTGTCATGTGCTGCCAGCGTGACATTATCCAAATACACTTGATCTCTTTGTTGATTTCTCTCTTCCCTCATCATATGCTGAGTTCTGACTGAAACCTACTGATTAGCTTGAAGGCCTGTGGGCTTGTTGACAGAAAAGCTTATTGGAGTCTGTGCACATGGCTATGCAGAACCAGGAAGACTTAACAAAAGTCTTGTGACTTGTGTCCAAAAAGCTCTAGCTCCCTCTGCTGGAGTGGAGTAGAGCTGACAACTGGGGGAATCCTGTTACAGACTGAGCTTGATTGTTGACCcactatttaaaaacattactattttttttagaagatAGATTTGacaatcattttttgtttttgaatttgtTATTCTGGATTTGTAATATtcctgtttatgtattttagtattttagtttttaccgtatttcctgcaactgtgatatctgtacagcactttggtcaaccctggttgttttaaatgtgctctataaataaagtttgacttgacttgacttgacacgAAAAAGCTTTGCTATCATAATGAATGGACACATTCAATATGTTCTCTAAACCAGTgcttctcaaccttttttcagcgATGTACCCCCAAACCAGGGCAaagatttttgtttaaaaaataaattttaaaaaatacttaaaaacagctatgccatcagtgtctgatttattaaacttgggaactgataaacacacacaaaattcaaacatttgaaaaagaaaacaatttcaaatattttaaatgctaataatccatgactacatttatataataataataataataataataataataataataataataataattctcatcactaaaatgtagtgattcaaactaataatcattaaataaccatttaaaaaaacggaaaactgcttttatttttgaaggcCATTCTAACACCTTGGTACCGTAATGTCAAGCATTGCGAAAATAAGTGTATTTTCCAAATGGGGGGCAGTAATATACAGCATATTTTGCCCATGGACATCTCCTCCAACCTTAAGTTAACCCTCCTTTCCCCTTtataagtgtgtatgtgttcattTTTGAAATGTAATCCAATGAGAAAGCGAAAACATGGATCTAATGAAAGAGGTTGAAGCCGTGAGAACCTCGGGGTCATAGAATCCTGACCACTAAATTGCAAAATCCTAATTTTCAAAATCAACATTTGGACCCTTATTCTCACACTTGATATCTTGGTCAtgcattgtgtttaaaaaaagagaaaagttggactgtgtaatgtataatgtaaatgtaataatattgaAAAAACAAGTCACTTTATGTTATCAgtgttttgatttccaaacgGATATGGATTGAACGGAAGATATACGGATTCAGATATAAATACAGTTTGAcatttgttaattttggttctcacatttgtttttacaatGTCTACAAGTTTAGAACAAATCAGTGTCACACTATAAATGTCATTGTAATATTGTGAGCCAAACACATTATTTTCCACTTCCC encodes:
- the zgc:103759 gene encoding U8 snoRNA-decapping enzyme, with protein sequence MASGQLSRAEALAYSGCRHACHMMLYCDTETQLFGRLPIRHIILMQMRFDGLLGFPGGFVNPSKETLEAGLSRELLEELGVALPVVVEDHVDSCHAPASSSLITHFYVKKMEEEQIREVERAAACTATDHGQEVLGMVRVPLYTMKGGGGLASFLSHSFIGNARSQLVDALLRLHLVAPEELHKALTHSLKIHTHTAEDLQAALALTDRNRKRF